The DNA window CTGGCAGAACTACCTGGGtacgcccctcccccccctccccgtgtccccggggaccccccgtgtcccctccccagtgACACCCGTGTCCCCTTttgtcccctccccccccctccctccagaTTTCCACCGCTGCGAGAAGGCGATGGCGGCCAAGGGGGCGGACGCCACCCCCTGCCAGTGGTACTACCGCGTCTACAAGTCCATCTGCCCCACCTCCTGGGTGAGTGGCCCCGGTGCGGTGACGTCCACCCCACCCCAGGGTGGCCCTTGGGTCCCCTGGGTGGCCTCGGGTCCTCCAGGTGGCCCCTGTGGCCTTTGTGGTGGCCTCACGGCCCTTGGGTGCCCCGGGGTGTTTCCACATCGTTTCCATGTCACTTGGGTTCCTTGTTTCTTCCCCGTGGCCAGCATGGCCTTCATGGTGGCCCTCGTGGCTCATGGGTGTCCCGTGGTGGCCTCATGGCCCCTTGGTGTCCCGGGGTGGCCTCGTGGCCCTTGGGTGCCCCGGGGCGTTTCCACATCGTTTCGACGTCGCTTGGGTTCCTTGTTTCGCCCTCGTGGCCCTCAAGGTGGCCTTCGTGGCGGCCTCGTGGCCCCTGGGTGGCCCTCGGGTCCCCTGGGGTGGCCTCGTGGGCCTCGGGTCCTCCAGGTGGCCCCTGTGGCCTTCGTGGTGGCCTCGTGGCCCTTGGGTGCCCCGGGGTGTTTCCACATCGTTTCGATGTCACTTGGGTTCCTTGTTTCTTCCCCGTGGTCCTCGTGGTGGCCATCGTGGCCTTCATGGTGGCCCTTGGGTGCCCCGGGGTGGCCTCGCGGCCCTTGGGTGCCCCGGGGTGTTTCCACGTCACCTCGACGTCGCTTGGGTTCCTCATTTCTTCCCCGTGGTCCTCGTGGTGGCCACCGTGGCCTTCATGGTGGCCCTCGTGGCCCCTGGGTGTCCTGTGGTGGCCTCATGGCCCCTGGGTGTCCCATGCTGGCCTCGTGGCCCTTGGGTGCCCCGGGGCGTTTCCACGTCGTTTCGATGTTGCTTGGGTTCCTCGTTTCGCCCTCGTGGCCCTCAAGGTGGCCTTCGTGGTGGCCTCATGGCCCTTGGGTGTCCCATGGTGGCCTCATGGCCCTGAGGTGGcccttgggtgccctggggtggcCTCGTGacccttgggtgccctggggtgtTTCCACATCGTTTCGGTGTCACTCAAGTCCCGTTTTTCATCCCCGTGGCCTTCATGGTGGCCCCATGTCCATCAGGTCCCCCGTGGTGGCCTCGTGGTCCTCATGTCCCACAGGTGGCCCTTGGGTCCCCCGGGGTGGCCTCGTGGcccttgggtgccctggggtaCTTCCATGTCGTTTCGATGTCACTTGGGTCCCTGTTTTCTTCCCCGTGGCCCTCGTGGTGGCCACCGTGGCCTTCATGGTGGCCACTGTGGCCTTCATGGTGGCCCTTGGGTGCCCTGTGGTGGCCTCGTGGCCCTTTGGTGCCCCGGGGTGGCCTCATGGCCCTTGGGTGCCCCATGGTGTTTCCACGTCGTTTGTATGCCACTTAGGACCCTTGTTACATCCTGGTGGCCCTTGTGGTGGCCCTCATGGTGGCCTCATGGGCCTCGGGTCCCACAGGTGGCCCTTGGgtgacccggggggggggggggggtcctcaggTCCCCCAGGTGGCCCTTGGGTGCCCCGTGGTGGTTCTACGTCACCTCGATGTCGCTTGGGTTCCTTGATTCTTCCTCGTGGTGGCCCTCGTGGCCTTCACGGTGGCCCTCGTGGCCCTTGGGTCCCCCGTGGTGGCCTCGTGGCCCTTGGGTGCCGCGCTtcatccccgtgtccccccgcgGTGTCCCTGTGGTGTCCCCGCGTCCTTCAGGACCTCCGTggtgtccccacgccccccccccccccccctcggtgTCCCTCTGGTGTCCCCACGTCCTTCAGGTCCCCCGCAACGTCACCGTGGGGTCCCCGGGCCCCCCGTGGTGTCCCCACCAGCACGAGGTCCTcgtgtcccccccgtccccccccaacGTCCCCAGGGGGCCACCACGTCCCACGTGTCCCCTTTTTGGGGTCACCACGTCCCTTTTTGGGGTCACCACGTCCCTTTGGGGTCACCACGGGGGGTCACCACGTCCCCTTGGTGGCATCATCACACTCCTGGCCCCCGTGGCGTCCCCAAGTCCACCCAGGcgtcctccccccaccccatggtgtcccccccctgccccgtggTGTCCCCACGTTCTCCCCAACGGCCACCGTGTCCCTCACGAGgccaccgtgtcccccccccgcaggtgaCAACGTGGGACGAGTACCGCGAGGAGGGGACCTTCCCCGGCAAGATCTGAGCTTCTCCAACCCCCGGGGgtacggggaggggggggttgggtCCCCGTTGTcactgctgggggggggggcggtgacagggccaccaccgccaccaccagGAGGTGACGCGGATGCCACCAGGGAGGGGACGCCGCTGTCACGGAGGCGGTGGACAATAAAGGGTTGAACTGGCccgttttgggttttttttttggggtgggggacgCACGCGGTGAGGGGGGGCgggacaggggacacgggggacggGTCCTGGCCCCCCAGGTTCTCgtggtggggacgtggggatggaGAAAACGGGGCGAGGAGCATCGGAGTGGAAGGCGGAATTTTATTAATTAACAAAATTTacgaggtggggggggggggggcgggggagggggacAACCCCAGCTCGGTCaccctgggggggtccccgagggcACTACGGGACCAGGGGACCGAGCCGGGGGGGCTGGAGGTCCAGGGGCAGGACCCCGGGGAGAAGCGGCGTCAAGCCCAGGCCACGCAGCGGCAGCGCTCCCAGGAGGGCGCCTGGGGGGAGATAGGGGGGGACGCGGGGTCAGGACACCTCCAGCGGTGGTTTCTCCACCCTTCCACCCACCCGTCATCGATGGTTTCTTCATCCATCCACCCTTCCATCCATCTGTCTTCAATGGTTCCTCCACCCACCCATCATCAATAGTTCCTCCACCCATCCATCATCCACGGTTCCTCCACCCACCCATCATCCATGCTTCCTCCACCCTTCCATCCATCATCAACGGTTTCTCCACCCCATCTCCCCATCCCTCATCAAAGGTTTCTCCATCCACTCATCGTCAACGGCTTCTCCATCTGTTCTTCCGTCCCTCATCAACGGTTTCTCCATCCAACCACccttccatccatccatcttcAGAGGTTTCTCCATCCTTCCATCCGTCATCAACGGTTTCTCCACCTCATCCACCCATTATCAACCCATCCATATCAATGGTTTCTCCACCCACCCATCATCAACAGTTTCTCCATCcaacccatccatccatccatccatccaaccATCCATCCAACCATCTTCAGAGGTTTCTCCACCCACCCATTGTCAAGGGTTTCTCCATCCAACCACccttccatccatccatccatcttcAGAGGTTCCTCCACCCACCCATCATCAACGGTGTCTCCATCATCAACGGTTTCTCCACCTCATCCACCCATCCATCGTCAATGGTTTGTCCGTCCAACCACccttccatccatccatccatccatccatccatccatccatccatccatccatccatcttcAGAGGTTTCTCCACCCACCCATCGTCAAGGGTTTCTCCACCCAcccatccacccacccacccacccacccatccatccatccatccatccatccatccatccatccatccatcttcAGAGGTTTCTCCACCGGAGGTTTCTCCACCTCCACCTAGCTTTCCTGAACGGCTTTGTTCTCCGTCTGTTCCTTAACGCTTTCTTCCTCCATTTCTCCATCTTCAAGGGTTTCTCCACCCGTATTTCCAGGAACAGATAGACGGGGAAGCCATCAAAGAAGTTCAAGGGTTTCTTCATCCGTCCACTCATCCTTCTTCTGTGGTTTCTCCATCCATTCACCCAACCACTCATCCTTCTTCCATGGTTCCTTCTTCCATGGTTCCTTCTTCCATGGTTCCTTCTTCCATGGTTCCTTCTTCCATGGTTCCTTCTTCCATTTACCCAACCATGCACTCATCCTTTCGTGGTTTCTCCATCCATCCGTCCACCCAACCATCCATCCTTCTTCCACGGTCTCTCCTTCCACCCATCTCCcatccccctcctcctccactaATGGTTCCTCCGTCTGGTGGTCCCccatcccctctccccaccgcgttcccccccccccccctcgtccCCCTCACCTGGAGACAGGTCCCGCCGCAGCAGCGCTCGGTGGGGGACACAGGTGACACCGGGGCGGCAGCCAGAGCCCTCGACGCACCACGGAGCTGTAGGAGATACGAGAATTAGGTGGGGACGTGGCCTGGAGGAGGGACACATCGGGGGTAGGACACGTGGAGGGACACGTGAGGAGGTCATGGATGGGCAGGGAGATGGAGGACATCACGGATGCATCGGGGACATCACGGACATGGGATGTCACAGGTGGGCAGAGAGGTGGAGAACATCATGGAAGGACAGACGGGGGCGTCACGGTTGGACAAGCACGGGGGACGCCGCAGTTGAACGTCGTGAAGGGACGGAGGTGGTTGATGTCGTGGAGGGACAGACAGAAGATACGGTGAGCACGCTGAGGTCATTGTAGGCACGTGGATGGAGGAACACCGAGAGATGGAGAACATCATGGTGGGACACCAGGAGACAGAGGACATCATGGAGGAACACCgagagatggagagagggaCACCGAGAGGTGGAGAACGTCGTGGAGGAACACCAAGAGGTGGAGAACGTCGTGGAGGAACACCAAGAGGTGGAGAACATCGATGGCGGATGTTTTGGAGGGACGTATAGAGGACAATGTGGTCACGTAGGCATGTCACGGTTGGTCAGACAGTTGTAGGACACCATGGATGGACAGACACAAAGGGGACATCACGAAGGGCCACAAAGGGGTGTTGTGGTTGGACAGAGAGCTGGAGAACATCACGGATGGACACACGTGGGGACGTCGAGGGTGGACAGACACGTAGGGGacactggggtggggggaaacgGGGACGTCGTGGATGGACCCAGGCGTAGGTGACACCATGGATGGCTCCATGTGGATGTCATGGCCACGGGGGAGTCCCACACAAGAACCTCCCCAAGGTGAGCACCCAAAATACCCGTGGCCACCTCCCACTCCGTGTCCCCGCGGTCCCCAACTCACGGCAGACGCTGGGGACGCGCCAGGGTCCCACGCGGACCTTGGCCTGGCGGCAGGCGGCTTCGTAAGCGCCCAGGACCTCGCTGAGGACCTCCTTGTCCTCGGGGGCTTCGCAGAGCTCCCAGAGGCAGACGTCGAAGAAGACCCTGGGGTGGACCGCGGTGTGACAGCCCCCGAAGGGCCCCTGGGGGTCCCGCAGGACGCCGCAGAGCTCGGTGTGGACGAAGGCTTTCTTGGGGGGCTGCCGGCACGGGGGAcacgcggggccggggcagggacGATGACACGTGGCCGTGGTGGCCTGGTGGAGGTGGTCGTTGTAGGGGTGGCCGTCGAAGTTGCCGCAGAGGCCGCAGGTGACGTTGCGGAAGCTCGAGGACACGGTGACGGCCaccgccgccccggggccggcggtgACGCGGAGGCCGAAGTCGGCGACCAGGAGGGTGgtggcaccccggggtgccagGCACACGGCCTGGCCTTGCAGGCAGAAGGGCAGCGACGCCTTGGAGCCGTCCACCTgcgtggggtggggtggggtgggttgGAGGCACCCAGTAGGTGCCCGGTCCTCCTCCCTGGTCCTCATAGCAGACATTTGTCGTTATACCATCCGTCCAACCTCCTTCATCCACCCAACTTTGTTCCTCCAACCCTTTTCGTCTTtatctgtccatccatccattcaTCCATCCTCTTCTCTGTCCATCCCTCTACCTCTGCTCTTCACCCATCCCTTTTTCCAGGTTCTTCACCCATCCCTTTTTGCAGGTTCTTcacccatccatccacccatcctaTTCTTTATCTACCCCTTCTCCATCCCTGTTCCCATGTTCTTCATCTATCCACCCATCTTCTTCTCTGTCCATACACCTACCTCTgcccttctccatccctttttCCACGTTCttcacccatccatccatcttctTCCCTATCCAtcccttctccatccctttttccatgttcttcatccatccatccatccatccatccatccatccatccatccatcctctTTATCTATTCCTCCATCTCTGCTCTTTCCAGCCCTTTTTCCATGTTCTTCATCCATCTACCCATCCTCTTCTGTGTCTATATCTCTACCTCAtcccttctccatccctttttTCCACGTTCTTCATCATCCATCCATCCTCCACCCAACCatcctcttctctttccaggttcttcatccatccatccctcccCCCTCAGCCTTGTCCATCTCCTCTGTCCATCCCCCTACCCATTTTTCCTCCACCCCCACCTCGTTCTCCACCCCCTCCACCCTTGCCCATCCCCACCgctctcccctttcctcctcctcctcacctccaCCATGCCGGGGTGCCCACCCCGTAGCACAAAGCGGTGCTGGTGCACGGTGACGGTGACgctgcgggggccggggccaCCCCGGGGTGGGTCGGTGACGGTCACATCAAAGGCAGGGTgggagccgggggggccgcAGCTCCGGGCCACCACATAGGAGCAGTTGTCCGCCACGGCCATGGCCACCCCATCGAAGCTCAAGTAGTGCTGGGTCCCCACGGCCCGGCAGGTCCCCGGGGTGCCCACGGTAGCCGGTGCTGCCACTGGTTCTGCTGAGCACCTCTGGGTGCCCCCGTGGGAGTCATCAGGGGACACGCAACCTTCACGGCACCCCGGGGTGCAGCCTGGGGCGCAGATGGCATAGCGGGTGCCcgtggggcactggggggctgtggggagagggCGGTGTTGGGGGAAGGTCCTCGGTCCCCTCTGGGGGCCCAGGGTCCCACCCGGATGCTTAGCTTCTCCTGGGTGCTCTATGGGGttgtgtccccatcccactAGTactttgggggtcctggggtgctcTATGGGGCCATGTCCCCTTCCCGTCAGGATTTATGGGGTCCTGGAGTGCTCTATCAGGttgtgtccccatcccaccagaTTTATGGGTTCCCGGGGTGCTCTGTGGggccatgtccccatcccatcgTGATttatggggtcctggggtgctCTATGGGGTTACGTTCCCTTCCCACCAAAAcatttggggtcctggggtgctCTATGGGGTTACGTTCCCTTCCCACCAAAAcatttggggtcctggggtgctCTATGGGGTTATCTCCCCCTCCCACCAAGacttttggggtcctggggtgtTCTGTGGGGCCGTGTCCCCTTCCCATCAGGATTTATGGGGTACTGGGATGCTCTGTGACGttgtgtccccatcccaccaagatttttggggtcctggggtgctCTATGGGGCTGTGTCCCAATCCTACCAGGACTTCTGGATTTCCAGGGTGTTCTATGGGGCCATGTCACCATCCCACCAGGACTTGTAGTTTCTTGGGGTGCTCTATGGGGCCGTGTCCCCCTCCAACCCTTATCCCCGGGTCCCCCATGAGCCACTTACAGCAGAACCCCTTGGAACGCCACTCCAGAACCTTCCTCCCGGCCTCCTGGCAGGCAGCGACGTAGGCGGCGAGGACGCGGCAGACCCCCTCGCGGTGACACCGGTCGGCGACGCAGTCCCGGAAGTAGGTTTCGGGGTGAACAGCCTCGTGGCAGAGCCGGAAGGGCCCCTCCTTGTTCAGCAGCACTCCACACTCCCTCCCCACATCTTGTTGCCCCTTCCCCCCGACGTCCCCGCACCCCGCCGCGTCCCTGCAGCCCGATGTGTCCCCCACCCGCCAGCCCCCCGCCGGTGCCAGGTCGTTGCGGGGGTCCCCGTCGAAGTCCCCGCAGAGCCCGCAGAGGTGGCCGCTGTAGGCGCCCGGCACGCGGATGCTCACCCGCCCGTGGTGCCCGTCGAaggccacccgcagcccccggggggtccgcacctccacctcccagccccggggctccAGGGTCACCGCTGAGGCCTTCGCCACGTGGGGCAGGAGGGTTGGTACGCCGTTCACCTGTTTGGGGGGAGCGCAGGGCACAAAGAGAACCCCCGGAGGGGTCAGAATCAGCGTTCAGCCCTTCTGGAGCCCATTTCATCACTACTCATAGTTTACTCAATCACTACTCTGGGTTTGCTCGGTCATTACTCGTGGTTTACTCACTGGGTCATTCACAAGCTACAAACTTGCTGCTCACCATCTGGCTACCAGTCCTCCAAGGCCACTACTAGCGGGAATCAGACAGGGCTGAGCACTCTTACTGACTTCTCATGGTTTACTCCCTTGCTACTCACTCCCTGCTCGCCACTTTCCCTCTGGTCCTCCCAAGCAGCTTGTGGCAGGGTCTGGACTGGCCCAAACCCACCTAGTCTCTAGTTGTGCTTTACTCTTGCTACTCAGCACTTCCATCCAGCTAATAAATCTCCCTACTTACAACCTTCTCACCCATTATTTACACACTTGCTACTCATTCACTACTCACTCTTCACTATGtcaccccccagcacctcccagccaGCTAATATGTCCCTGCTTTCTCTTTTACTGACTCGCTGCTCATGCTTACTCTTTACTCGCTATGCATCCTGTGACAACACTGAGCCAGATCCTACATACAGGCTTGCTCTTTTAGTAACTCACTACTCATTCAATGCTCATGCTTTACTTCCTACACATCCTTGGGCAACTCTGAGCTGGCTAACATCTTCTGCTTCCCAGATTTCTTGTCTACTCATGTGTTGCTTATTACTCATTTGTTACTCCCCTTGCAAAATCTGGATTTACTTGGTCTTTACTCTTTATGCACCAGTCGCCTGCTACTCCCTCTTTGCTCATCCCTTGGTCAGTCAACACATCCCTACTTAATCCCAGTTTGGGCAGAAAGTGCTACTCAGCATCCAGCCCTCTCCTCCCGGTTTACTCCATCCTCACAACTCCCTCCTTGCGGTCCTTACTCACTCCCCAGCTTCACACCGCCATTCCCGTGCTCCTACTCCTCCCTTACTCACCGTGACCTGCCCGGGCTCCAGCTCCACACGTGTGCGGCGCACGAGGACCTCGGCACCGGCGATGCCACCCAGGCCGCCCCGCACCAGGACGCGGAAGGGCTCTGGGCCCTGGGTGCCGGGGCAGAGTCCGGCCAGGAGGTAGACGCAGGAGCCGGAGAAGTCGTGGTGGAGGCGGTCGAAGGTGCGGACGTGGCCCAtgcccagggctgagcaggtGGCGGGGTTGGGGACGGGGTTAGGGACCAGGTTGGAGACGGgtttggggacggggacggggatggggttggggatggggttggggatggTGGCACAGGGCTCCTGGG is part of the Anser cygnoides isolate HZ-2024a breed goose chromosome 37, Taihu_goose_T2T_genome, whole genome shotgun sequence genome and encodes:
- the LOC136788465 gene encoding alpha-tectorin-like, yielding MAVADNCSYVVARSCGPPGSHPAFDVTVTDPPRGGPGPRSVTVTVHQHRFVLRGGHPGMVEVDGSKASLPFCLQGQAVCLAPRGATTLLVADFGLRVTAGPGAAVAVTVSSSFRNVTCGLCGNFDGHPYNDHLHQATTATCHRPCPGPACPPCRQPPKKAFVHTELCGVLRDPQGPFGGCHTAVHPRVFFDVCLWELCEAPEDKEVLSEVLGAYEAACRQAKVRVGPWRVPSVCRALLGALPLRGLGLTPLLPGVLPLDLQPPRLGPLVP
- the COX6B1 gene encoding cytochrome c oxidase subunit 6B1; the protein is MAEDIRAKLDRYKTAPFDSRFPNQNQTRNCWQNYLDFHRCEKAMAAKGADATPCQWYYRVYKSICPTSWVTTWDEYREEGTFPGKI